A region of the Bacillota bacterium genome:
TTAGCTGAGACTCCTATCTAATATTTAGTAACTGGTGTTTAGTTACAAGTTCAGTGCTACAGTTAACCCTATAAAAATTCAACTAACATGGTAAAGATACCATTTTTTATCTCAGCAAGCTAGGGACAAAAATTAGTGCTGCGGTTTGTCAGTGCTGCAGGACGGCAGCACTGACAAACCGCAGCACTCGCCTGAAGGGCGACTTCTATCTTGCCCCATGTCCGGTCAACATCACTTTAGCCGTCTTTAGGATTATCTGAATATCAAGTAAAAGCGACTGGTGATAGATATAGATCAAATCGTATTTGAGCTTATTTCGGGCAGTTGTGGCATAACCGCCGCTAATTTGAGCTAGACCGGTAAGACCTGGTTTGACTTTAAACCTCTCTGCATAGCCTGGTATATTTCGCTTAAATTCGTCAACGAAAAACGGTCTCTCCGGTCTTGGACCGACAAAGCTCATGTCTCCCTTTAAGATGTTTAGAAGCTGCGGTATTTCATCTATACGGTACTTGCGGAGAATTCGGCCAACCGGTGTTATTCGTTCGTCATGTTCCGTTGCAAGAACTGGCCCTGTCTTAAGTTCAGCGTCCGCTACCATCGTGCGAAATTTATAGATATAAAAAGCTTTCTCCCACTGGCCGACTCTCAGCTGCTTATAGATAATTGGTCCGGGAGATGTTACCTTTATAGCTATTGCTGCCAGGGTAGTTACTGGGAGTGAAATAAGAAGTCCTAGAGCTGCACCCGATATATCGATGATTCTCTTTAGCAGCAACTCCCACTTGCTCGCAGGGTCTCTGGTTAACTGAATAAGGGGAATATCGCTTACCAGGGTATGATCGACCCTACCGATATATATTTCATAGAGTTCGGGTATTACTTCAAGCCGCACGTTGGTTGACGCTGAGCGTGCCAAATCCTCAAGCATCTCACGGTGAGCGATTGGCGATGTTACAATGACCCTGTTTACATTATGCTCGCGAATAATCGGAATAAGATTGTCGAGCGTACCAAGTACTTTGGTGCCATTAACCGAGATTCCAACGCTTTGCTCATCTTTGTCAATCATGCCCACGACTTCGTATCCCCACTGGCTGCGGTTTTGCAACTCCTTCATAATCTCTAAGGCAGGCTCACTGTTTCCAACTATTAATACACGTTGGGTAGGCCACTTAATGTTAAAAAACCTCGTGGCCATAATCCGCCAGCCGCTTAGCAACAATATCTGCATTAGCCAAGCTAAGATGAATACGGGCCTCGGAAACGAAAAGAACCGGCTAAAGAAGGTCAAGAATACATTTAAGACCAGACCAATAGTTACCGCTTTAATAACCGCGGAGACAATATCCCAACTATCCCCAGTCTTCTCAACATCGTAGAGGTCATAGACATATAATGCGATGGCTTGTAGCACTGTGATAAAAAGAGCAAGACTTGTATATGCCTGGAAGTTAAAATCAGGCAAACGGCCAGAAAAGCGCAGCAAGAACGCTGCAACAATCGCCACATTGATGAAGATTATATCGTTTATTAAAGAAAACAAAGCCCACTGTTTTCGGTTCATAAACCTAGTTCCCCAGTGCTACTACAATAAGACTTCTTCATAAAGCTTTATTGTTCGCTCAATCATAATTTTACTTGTAAACTCGCGCTCAAACCGCTCTTTTGCCTGAGCCCCTAGCCTAATTCGAAGTTCATCATCAGCAAATAACCTATTTATTGCATCGGCTAAAGCGTCTTTATCCTTTGGAGAAACTACTATTCCTGAGACTCCATCCTTGTTCACAAACGGCACACCGGTGGGCAGGTTTGTACTTACAACCGGCTTGCCGCAGGCATGCGCCTCCAGCTGCACTATCCCGTATGCCTCACTGGGCTCAATCGACGGCAAAACAAATAAATCGCAGGCATGGTAATAAGCCGTGAGTTCCTCACTTGGTAGGGTGCCAACAAACTCGATTTTATGCCGAACACCGATTTCATTGGCCAGCTTTTTAAGCTCAGGGCCAAGCTCACCCTCTCCGGCTATAATCAATCTGCCATCAACCTCAGCCATAGCCCTGATCAAGTAATCAACACCTTTATAATATATAAGCCGGCCCAGGAAAAATGCTATTTTTGGCCTGTATTTTTGTCTGATCTCACCGGCTTTACGTTTGACCTCTGGGGTCAGTGCTAGCCAACTTGCATCTATTCCGAAGGGAATTACTGTGCATTTTTCTTTTACCCTTTGTAGGAAGGGCGAGTTATCTATAAGGTTTGGCGAAAACGCGATTATTCGGTCAGCCTGGTCAAGAAATTTCTCTAAAAACGGTCTATAATATTTAAGCAGCGTTTTTTGCCTGACAATGTCGCTATGGTAAGTTACAACAAGTTTTCCCTTTGGCTTAGCCAAGAGAAAAGAGAGCTCACCGGTCGGGTTTGGAAAATGGAAATGATAGATATCGCTTTTTATTTTCTTAAGCTGTGAGATAAATCCTGGCGCCATCGGAGCCGAACGAAAGCGGCCAAGACTTGCAACCCTGGTAACCTTTACGCCATCAACAAACTCGACGGCTGATTTAGGCTGTTCATTGGCTACAAGCACTTCTACGTCTACTTTATCTTTTAATCCTTTTACCAGCGTGCGGACGACATTTTCGACTCCGCCTATGTGGGGGTAATAAAGCTTGTTTACCTGTAAAACCTTCATCAAACACGAGCTTGAAGTAGCCCGCTTAGCTCTCCCCTCTTAATTTTTACCTGCAAGCAATTATAATTCTATATGAAAATGATTTGTTTTGGGAGTTACCAACTTTTTAGAAAGTTGGTAGCCTAATGTATAGGCTTAATCGACGTTGATATACTTTTTTCTTACTACCTGCTTATCATCCGGGCTTAAAATAAATAGCACACCCTGTTTAGCCCCGTTTAGCTTTATTAATTCCTTAGCATGCTCTTCATTAACCCAAGAAGCAATATTTCTGTGAGCATATAGCACTATCTGTGGAAGAATAAATTCTTCATTGAGGAATATAACCTCATCTTTCTCTGAGGTATTTGCAATGGTCCGCCCGATATTCATGTATTGAGAACTCCATTGCCTATTGACCACTAAATATTGCATTACGGAACCTATTGCCATCAGAATAACTAATCCACTAACCGCTAGAGCGCTTAAAGACTTATGTCCCTTAAGGCCATTCATCTGAAAATAAGTCACAAGGCTTTGATATAGAAGAGCAATTAAAATAACAATTGCAACAGACGATTTTAGTGCCGAGAAATCATGGTTTGCCGTAAAGTTAAAGAAAATTAGATGATGTAGCACCACTGGCACTATGGAAAGATAAAGGGCGACTTTAATTCTCTTCTCAGAGAAAACCTTCGGTGTTAGGCTTCTAGTAACTTTATAAAAATACAAAACAGCAAAACTAAAAAGAAGGACCAGAAGAGGCAGGTAGCCATATATATAATTTGAAGCAATTGCTTCCCACGAAGCTAGGCTCCAGTAATTTAAATTAGTGCTCTTTGAAACCCCGCTTCTTTCTACATATTTCCTGGCGGAAGCTTGGATGAACGCATTCAAACCATCTATTTGGGCGTACTGCCAAACAAGCAGCGTCAAAGACGCTATCGTGGTAGCGGCCACAACATACAAAACTACTTTCATTTCTTTATGCTTGATATTAAATAACGCGTAAAGAGAAATCGTGAAGGCAAGAAGCAAGCCTAACCACTCGGTGTAAATTGCCAGAAAATTAACGAGGCCTAGGAAAACTAAATAAATGGGTTTCCTATTCTCATCTGCGATTAGTTTTAAAAACACGTAAATTTCTATTATAAAAAGCGATTGCACAAACATATCAGCCATGTATACGTTTGATTGATACCACATGGTTGCAGGAGCAAATACATATAGAGCATAGCCAATAATAGCAGGGGTGTTTAAGCGGCCCTGGTAGCGTTCTTTGGTTAACAGAACTACTATCAAGAAAACAAAAATTGCGCTAACAAAATGAAAAAATAGGTTAAATATTTGCAGGGGTAAAGCACTAGGATAAATATTAAGCAATCTAAATATCAGATATGGCAATACGTAGGCGAACGGTGGATAGGAAGTATAATAATAGTTGCCTGACTGATCTTTATGATTCGAAGCTGCATTTGGGATGTTTTTATCTGCTTTATTTTCAAAAGTTAGCGGTGGACAAAACTTATACTTCAAACCGCCTTGCTCGTACCAAATCCGCTCATGTATTAAAACGGTAGATGTTAACCACTCGTGATGGTCGCTTAACGGCCGGTTTAGATAAGTCATCCTTACCAGAATGCTTATTATAAAAAGAAAAATAATTATAGCTGCCGTTACATACCGGTGTTTTTTGTTACTAAATCCGCTTAAGCCCAGACCACTTTCCTTCACATACCCTCCCGACCCCAAATCAAGTCCATCTAAAAAGTAACTGCTTAGATTTTAAGGAAATTTCAACCCACTAGAGATTTACTGTTTAGTTTATCAGCGCTTAGCCTGCAGTTTTTCTAAACTTATGTCCACTAAATGAGGGCTTGTATCAGCACCACCTTCAATATTGCTTTTTTCACTGACAATCTTTGCTTTCTCCTCGTGGTATTCCTTTTCAGCATTAACTGCCCATATGTTATCCTTCGTGGTAACACCATTTATAATGTTCTCAACTGCAACCATAGCGGTTAGCATGGAATGATCCATGTTGTTATACCTGTGCATGCCGTTTCTTCCAATTAAGAACAGGTTGTCGAATTTATCCACAAAGGACCTGATTGTGTCAAACTGTCCATACGTGCCAAAGTAGGCCGGATATGCCTTAGGCATCCTAAGAACCATACTATCGAGGACATCGCTCTTTTCGATAATATCGATTTTTGCCAACTCACCTATGGCAAATTCGGTGAAATCCTTATCAGTCATCGACCAGAGCTCATCACCTTCGTTGCAGAAATACTCAAGCCCGACCCAAACTGTATTTTCATTTTTCACCAGATACGGGCTCCAGTTATTAAACACCTGAAGCCTGCCGATTTTAACGTCTCTTTCCTGGATATAAATCCAATTATCCGGGATAATATCATTAAAAGTCTTGTGCTTTGTCTTGTTTTTAATTTTGAGTTTCTTAAGAAGTAGGCCAACGGTTATGAAATCACGATATATAAGCCCCTTTGCTATTTTAGAAACCCTGGGGGGAACACCTTCAGTAAATGCTTGTACTAACTCTCTTACGGGCATGGTTGAGAAGAAGTAGTCACCTTTTATCGTCTTTGTCTTGCCTGTGGCCATGTCTTTGACCTTAACCTCAGCAATTTTGTTATCTTTCGGCTTGATCTCAACAACCTGGTGATTTAGGTATATCTCTGCACCCTTCCCCTGTATCTTCCTTACGACTTCTTCCCACATCTGCCCCGGCCCGAGCTTTGGATACATAAACTGCCCAATTAGGCTGGTTTCGGTATCTTTCTGGGAGATAGATGAGTCTTTTGAGAAAATGCTTTTTAGTGCATGAAAGACTGCTTTTGTTATAGACAAGCCCTTTATTCTTTGGGCACCCCATTCTGGGTTAATTTCACTGCAGGGTATTCCCCAGACCTTCTCCGTGTAGTCTTTAAAAAATGTTAGATATAGTTCCTTGCCAAATCTATTGATAAAGAAATCCTCTAGCGATCTCTCTTCCCTGATCGGCATTAACCGAACCTTAATGTAGCTTAAGCCAATTCTTGCAACACGGACTAATCCCAGATTTGCAAATGTGTTGAGATTCAAAGTGACTGGATAGTCAAAGAACTTGCGCAGGAAAAATATCCTCGAGAGACGGCTCCGGATTAGCATTACTTTATCGGTTTTTTCTGGATCCGGGGCATCGGCATCTTTTGAGAGTGGAACCGCTCTTTCTAACAAGATATCATCTCTTGATGGTTTGCCTTGAAGTGGAAGTATATCCTGCCACCATTGCATTACTCGATCGGATTTTGAGAAGAACCTGTGTCCCCCAATATCTATACGATTGCCCTTATAATTAACAGTTTTTGAGATACCGCCAATATCCCCGGTCATCTCAAAAATAATTGGCTTGATGTCTGTCTTGTTTAGTAATTCATATGCCGCAGTTAAGCCTGCCGGTCCTGCACCTATTATTATTGCGCTCTTTTGCTTCATAAAACCTCTTGAAATAAAACTGTTCCTTACAACAAGCCCTATAGTGAATATTGAGAAATAATCGACGCATTCATAAGATTACTGCCATAAGAAAAATGATAGCCTAAATAACCATCCACACTCAAGCTAAATATAGCAAACGCTAGCGAAGCAATCCCAGACGTAGGATTACGAGATTGCTTCGCTTATTCTGTTTGCTTGCAACTACCGATAGAAATCACTCATGGTGATAATTCATGGCTCAACTTGCCAAGCAAATCACTCTCTACCGGTCACCTGGTTTTCGATCGTCCGCAACGACAGATAGTTTTATTTGGCCAGCTAATGTACCAGGTAATGGGTCGACTCCACTAAAATAGACTGATATTGTATAGCAGCCTCCAGGCTTGATTAAAGGGCAATCTTTAAAATGCAAATTAAGCAGGTAATTCTCATCAGATGGATTGATTTTTACAAAGCCTTTACCTTCTCCGTAGTCAAAAGTCTGCGAATTTACACCATCCGAGATGATTACCTTTACTGAAGTATCGCTTATAAAATTGCCAGAGTAATCATAAACAGAAAACTTAATTGGCAAAGTAGAGTTATATTTAACCTGATACGGAGGCTCCTTTAGGCCATGTCTTCTTTGGATTGGGGGCAGCCATTTAAAGTCATACCCCACCGTAAAATTCAATGTCTTAGTAATTTTGTTACCAGCAAAATCAGCAGCTGTAACCGTCAGGGTATACCTACCGGGCTTGCTGAAACTTAGGCTTGCCCCATTTAGAACAGGGACGCCATTTACTATAGCAGTAATTGATTCAACGCCCGATATTGAATCCGTTGCATTATAAGAGAAAACGATATCCTCGCCTAGTCGATAATGATCATCTACACGCTGCGGCAGCAGACTTGCTTCTATGTCTGGCAAACTACAGTCAACTCTAAGCTCTAAGGACTTTTCGCCTTCC
Encoded here:
- a CDS encoding sugar transferase; the protein is MNRKQWALFSLINDIIFINVAIVAAFLLRFSGRLPDFNFQAYTSLALFITVLQAIALYVYDLYDVEKTGDSWDIVSAVIKAVTIGLVLNVFLTFFSRFFSFPRPVFILAWLMQILLLSGWRIMATRFFNIKWPTQRVLIVGNSEPALEIMKELQNRSQWGYEVVGMIDKDEQSVGISVNGTKVLGTLDNLIPIIREHNVNRVIVTSPIAHREMLEDLARSASTNVRLEVIPELYEIYIGRVDHTLVSDIPLIQLTRDPASKWELLLKRIIDISGAALGLLISLPVTTLAAIAIKVTSPGPIIYKQLRVGQWEKAFYIYKFRTMVADAELKTGPVLATEHDERITPVGRILRKYRIDEIPQLLNILKGDMSFVGPRPERPFFVDEFKRNIPGYAERFKVKPGLTGLAQISGGYATTARNKLKYDLIYIYHQSLLLDIQIILKTAKVMLTGHGAR
- a CDS encoding glycosyltransferase — translated: MKVLQVNKLYYPHIGGVENVVRTLVKGLKDKVDVEVLVANEQPKSAVEFVDGVKVTRVASLGRFRSAPMAPGFISQLKKIKSDIYHFHFPNPTGELSFLLAKPKGKLVVTYHSDIVRQKTLLKYYRPFLEKFLDQADRIIAFSPNLIDNSPFLQRVKEKCTVIPFGIDASWLALTPEVKRKAGEIRQKYRPKIAFFLGRLIYYKGVDYLIRAMAEVDGRLIIAGEGELGPELKKLANEIGVRHKIEFVGTLPSEELTAYYHACDLFVLPSIEPSEAYGIVQLEAHACGKPVVSTNLPTGVPFVNKDGVSGIVVSPKDKDALADAINRLFADDELRIRLGAQAKERFEREFTSKIMIERTIKLYEEVLL
- a CDS encoding NAD(P)/FAD-dependent oxidoreductase yields the protein MKQKSAIIIGAGPAGLTAAYELLNKTDIKPIIFEMTGDIGGISKTVNYKGNRIDIGGHRFFSKSDRVMQWWQDILPLQGKPSRDDILLERAVPLSKDADAPDPEKTDKVMLIRSRLSRIFFLRKFFDYPVTLNLNTFANLGLVRVARIGLSYIKVRLMPIREERSLEDFFINRFGKELYLTFFKDYTEKVWGIPCSEINPEWGAQRIKGLSITKAVFHALKSIFSKDSSISQKDTETSLIGQFMYPKLGPGQMWEEVVRKIQGKGAEIYLNHQVVEIKPKDNKIAEVKVKDMATGKTKTIKGDYFFSTMPVRELVQAFTEGVPPRVSKIAKGLIYRDFITVGLLLKKLKIKNKTKHKTFNDIIPDNWIYIQERDVKIGRLQVFNNWSPYLVKNENTVWVGLEYFCNEGDELWSMTDKDFTEFAIGELAKIDIIEKSDVLDSMVLRMPKAYPAYFGTYGQFDTIRSFVDKFDNLFLIGRNGMHRYNNMDHSMLTAMVAVENIINGVTTKDNIWAVNAEKEYHEEKAKIVSEKSNIEGGADTSPHLVDISLEKLQAKR